From Candidatus Syntrophoarchaeum caldarius, the proteins below share one genomic window:
- a CDS encoding Heat shock protein Hsp20 domain protein encodes MDPFEEIRRMREWMDDIFGEIGYEGAKLLPVPGEELVTAVPSIDLIDKDDRLVLKADMPGISKEDLNVEIKGDRLEISAEVKHEEEKKEEGYIRKERSYRRYYRSIPLPAEIESEKVEASFENGVLKIEMPKTEAPEVKRIEVK; translated from the coding sequence ATGGATCCGTTTGAAGAGATCAGACGAATGCGAGAATGGATGGATGATATATTTGGTGAAATTGGTTACGAAGGCGCAAAACTTCTGCCAGTGCCAGGCGAAGAGCTTGTAACAGCGGTGCCATCGATCGATCTAATCGATAAAGATGACAGGTTGGTCCTGAAGGCTGATATGCCGGGAATATCGAAGGAAGATCTCAATGTCGAGATCAAAGGAGATCGTCTTGAGATTTCTGCAGAGGTAAAGCACGAGGAGGAAAAGAAAGAAGAGGGATATATCAGGAAGGAACGGTCATACAGGAGATACTACAGATCAATTCCGCTTCCGGCAGAGATTGAGAGCGAGAAGGTTGAAGCTTCTTTTGAAAATGGGGTTCTGAAGATTGAGATGCCCAAAACAGAGGCTCCTGAAGTCAAGCGAATTGAGGTTAAATAG
- a CDS encoding transcriptional regulator — protein sequence MCASSTKKWFDEWADEYDDILPRVREYQKLVERIVEYARVRNGDTVLDIGCGTGYLSLKLMDVAACRLVAVDLSSEMLKVFREKLYHLRAEGYDFSTGIELGSGDCLSLPFKDGTFDVITSSVVMHHIKPEKKQIALSEIHRVLKPGGRFLLGELNFDATGDLNDSVRLERVMAGLTKVLSTIVASLGAGVLDRMFDNAKRHLLCDDEYAITIDMWEKLSIDAGFNPIWREVLPSGAWGFLCLEKATCTKEQP from the coding sequence ATGTGTGCATCCTCAACAAAGAAATGGTTTGATGAGTGGGCAGACGAGTATGATGACATCCTTCCACGTGTTCGTGAGTACCAGAAACTTGTTGAAAGAATTGTTGAGTACGCCCGGGTAAGGAATGGAGACACGGTGCTTGATATCGGGTGTGGGACAGGATATTTGAGTTTGAAGCTCATGGATGTTGCAGCATGCAGGCTTGTTGCCGTTGATCTCTCATCCGAGATGCTGAAGGTCTTTAGAGAGAAGCTTTATCACCTTAGAGCAGAGGGTTATGATTTTTCTACCGGTATAGAACTTGGATCGGGTGATTGTCTCTCTCTGCCTTTTAAGGATGGGACATTTGATGTTATTACATCATCGGTTGTGATGCACCACATTAAACCTGAAAAGAAACAAATCGCGTTGAGCGAGATCCACCGGGTTCTTAAGCCAGGTGGGAGATTTTTACTTGGTGAGCTGAACTTCGATGCAACAGGAGATCTGAATGATTCTGTGCGGCTTGAGCGAGTCATGGCAGGTCTTACAAAGGTACTCTCGACGATCGTGGCATCACTCGGTGCTGGTGTGCTCGATCGGATGTTTGATAACGCAAAACGCCATCTCCTCTGTGACGATGAGTATGCAATAACCATTGATATGTGGGAAAAACTCTCTATAGATGCCGGTTTTAATCCCATCTGGCGCGAGGTGCTTCCATCTGGTGCATGGGGATTTTTATGCCTGGAGAAGGCTACCTGCACAAAGGAGCAGCCTTAA
- a CDS encoding thymidylate kinase, whose amino-acid sequence MLIAFEGTDGSGLSTQSKLLAEWLESKGYTVYLTKEPTTGEIGKLIRRVLRKEIEVSDATLALLFAADRVEHTKIIVERIEKGEIVISDRYRLSSYAYQSLTLDLEWVVMINRYSITPDLTFVIETPPEVSLERIKQRNNGIELFEELEKLEKISRNFRKVAEGNVVFIDGNRSIEEVFGEVRDKILI is encoded by the coding sequence ATGCTGATCGCATTTGAAGGTACAGATGGCTCAGGACTCTCAACACAGAGTAAGCTCCTTGCAGAATGGTTAGAAAGCAAGGGTTACACCGTATATCTCACAAAAGAACCCACAACAGGAGAGATTGGGAAGTTAATCAGGCGTGTCCTGAGAAAGGAGATTGAGGTGAGTGATGCAACACTCGCACTTCTCTTTGCAGCAGACAGGGTTGAGCACACGAAAATAATCGTTGAGAGAATTGAGAAAGGAGAGATCGTGATCTCTGATCGGTATCGGTTATCGTCTTATGCGTATCAGTCGCTAACGCTTGATCTTGAGTGGGTTGTTATGATAAATCGGTATTCTATAACCCCTGATCTTACCTTTGTCATCGAGACACCGCCTGAAGTATCGCTTGAGCGAATAAAGCAGCGAAATAATGGGATAGAGTTATTCGAAGAGCTTGAGAAGCTTGAAAAGATCTCCCGTAACTTCAGGAAGGTTGCAGAGGGTAACGTCGTATTTATAGATGGGAACAGGAGCATTGAGGAGGTATTTGGGGAGGTGAGGGATAAAATTTTGATTTAA
- a CDS encoding radical SAM protein has translation MNDTFLPRLISWNTTYECNLFCDHCYIDAVGVGEAPPDELNTDEAFRLIDDIASFSKPILILSGGEPLLRKDIYEIASYGNSKGLRIVMGTNGTLLTDEVVSKLKNAGVARVGISIDALSPSIHDHFRGLEGSHAAAIGGAKACKEGGLSFQVHTTITRDNYEEIPDMMDFVLDLGADAFHLFFLVPTGRAEDVIDVTPQQYEDMLVFLYEKSQDFPIELKAVCAPQFMRIAMQRGGEDNWQIKRFTKGCLAATAYCRIKPDGDVNPCPYLPIKVGNVRETGFEEIWKESEVFKELRDPELLEGRCGSCRYNTICGGCRARAFAVNGSYLAEEPWCIYADRI, from the coding sequence ATGAACGATACGTTTTTACCACGATTGATCTCATGGAACACAACATACGAGTGTAACTTATTCTGTGATCACTGTTACATCGATGCGGTTGGAGTTGGTGAAGCACCTCCTGACGAACTGAATACCGATGAAGCATTCAGGCTGATCGATGATATTGCATCTTTCTCAAAGCCTATTTTGATCTTGAGCGGTGGTGAGCCACTTCTGAGAAAGGATATCTACGAGATCGCATCCTACGGGAACTCCAAGGGCTTGAGGATCGTTATGGGCACAAATGGAACCCTCCTCACCGACGAAGTTGTTTCAAAGCTCAAAAACGCGGGTGTTGCACGGGTGGGGATCAGTATCGATGCCCTCTCACCCTCGATCCATGATCATTTCAGGGGGCTTGAAGGCTCACACGCTGCTGCGATTGGTGGTGCAAAGGCGTGTAAGGAGGGCGGTTTGAGCTTTCAGGTTCACACAACCATCACAAGGGATAACTATGAAGAAATCCCTGATATGATGGATTTCGTACTTGATCTTGGAGCTGATGCTTTTCATCTCTTTTTCCTTGTCCCGACAGGAAGGGCAGAGGATGTCATCGATGTAACGCCACAGCAGTACGAAGACATGCTTGTATTTTTATATGAAAAGAGTCAGGACTTTCCGATTGAACTTAAAGCGGTTTGTGCACCTCAGTTTATGCGGATTGCCATGCAGCGTGGTGGTGAGGACAACTGGCAGATTAAGAGGTTTACAAAGGGATGCCTTGCTGCAACAGCCTACTGCAGGATAAAACCAGATGGTGATGTGAACCCATGCCCATATCTGCCGATAAAGGTCGGAAATGTGCGGGAAACAGGTTTTGAAGAGATCTGGAAAGAATCTGAGGTCTTCAAGGAACTTCGCGATCCAGAATTGCTTGAGGGGCGATGCGGATCATGCCGATATAACACGATCTGTGGCGGTTGCAGGGCGCGTGCTTTTGCGGTCAACGGGAGTTATCTTGCAGAAGAGCCGTGGTGCATCTATGCTGATCGCATTTGA
- a CDS encoding DJ-1 family protein, with protein MKVLLPLAPGFEEIEALTVVDILRRGGIEVVTASLSETELVEAAHGVKVMADTVLNAINPLDFDAIVLPGGNPGYINLRNDPKIREAVKQMHEAGKIIAAICGAPTTLSDLEILAHVSATSHPSVKDEIDAGDYREDRVVVDGKIVTSRSPGTAMEFAFKLLEIMKGREVAEAVNGGVLARL; from the coding sequence ATGAAGGTTTTATTGCCACTTGCACCAGGTTTTGAGGAGATCGAAGCTCTTACGGTCGTGGATATACTGCGTCGTGGAGGTATCGAGGTTGTGACGGCTTCACTCAGTGAGACTGAGCTCGTTGAGGCTGCGCATGGCGTCAAAGTCATGGCAGATACGGTTTTAAATGCGATTAATCCACTTGATTTTGATGCGATTGTCCTGCCCGGTGGAAATCCAGGCTACATCAATCTGAGGAATGATCCAAAGATTCGTGAGGCGGTAAAGCAGATGCACGAGGCTGGCAAGATCATAGCTGCAATCTGTGGTGCGCCCACGACGCTCTCGGATCTTGAGATATTGGCGCACGTCTCTGCAACAAGTCACCCCTCGGTAAAGGATGAGATTGACGCTGGCGATTATCGTGAAGATCGAGTTGTTGTCGACGGAAAGATTGTGACGAGCCGCTCACCTGGAACTGCGATGGAGTTTGCTTTCAAGCTGCTTGAGATCATGAAGGGGCGTGAGGTTGCAGAAGCGGTTAATGGTGGCGTTCTTGCCAGATTATGA
- a CDS encoding Ribosomal protein L30, archaeal, with protein sequence MYAVVRLRGDVGLRPEIRDTLKMLRLHRINHCVLLPDDVHYLGMIKKVTNYVAWGEISLDSIVRLLQLRGRLKGGSRLTDEYLRDNTEFNSIEELSKSIYEEKVKITDIPGLKPVFRLHPPRKGHKGIKRSFKEGGELGYHGDAINELLKKMR encoded by the coding sequence ATGTATGCGGTTGTAAGACTGAGAGGTGATGTGGGCTTAAGGCCCGAGATCCGTGATACACTGAAGATGCTGCGGCTACACAGGATTAACCATTGCGTCCTGCTGCCAGATGATGTGCACTATCTTGGCATGATCAAAAAGGTTACAAACTACGTTGCATGGGGCGAAATTAGTCTCGATAGTATTGTACGGCTCTTGCAACTGCGTGGACGCCTCAAGGGTGGAAGTCGGCTCACGGATGAATATCTAAGAGATAATACCGAGTTTAACTCGATCGAAGAACTTTCAAAGTCTATATATGAAGAAAAAGTAAAAATCACGGATATACCGGGATTAAAACCTGTTTTCAGGCTTCATCCTCCAAGAAAGGGTCACAAAGGTATCAAGCGATCATTCAAAGAAGGAGGAGAACTTGGTTATCATGGTGATGCAATCAATGAACTTCTCAAGAAGATGAGGTGA
- a CDS encoding 30S ribosomal protein S5 encodes MARGKRGKGRQNGSRASNVDLSDWVPKTKLGKLVKAGKIDTIDDALNSGLPIRESEIIDTLLPDVKEDVIDINMVQRMTDSGRRVKFRVCVVVGNEDGYVGVAQTKDLQVGPAIAKAAKAAKLNLIKIRRGCGSWECGCGDPHTVPFEVTGKAGSVKIVLKSAPKGLGLVCGETPQKVLKLAGIDDVWTYSGGQERTTLNFAMATFDALKATVTMKV; translated from the coding sequence ATGGCGCGAGGTAAACGAGGTAAAGGGCGGCAAAATGGAAGCCGTGCGAGCAATGTGGATCTATCAGATTGGGTTCCGAAAACAAAACTTGGTAAGCTGGTTAAAGCTGGTAAGATCGATACAATTGATGATGCATTAAATTCTGGCCTTCCGATCAGGGAATCCGAGATCATCGATACACTCCTCCCTGATGTTAAAGAAGACGTGATTGATATCAATATGGTACAGCGAATGACAGACTCGGGCAGAAGAGTTAAATTCAGGGTCTGTGTCGTTGTCGGGAATGAAGACGGATATGTCGGGGTTGCACAGACAAAGGATCTGCAGGTTGGACCTGCAATTGCAAAGGCTGCGAAAGCTGCAAAGCTCAATTTGATAAAAATAAGGCGAGGATGCGGCTCATGGGAATGCGGATGCGGAGATCCTCATACCGTGCCATTCGAAGTCACGGGAAAGGCTGGGAGCGTAAAAATCGTTCTGAAGTCTGCACCAAAAGGACTTGGGCTTGTATGTGGTGAGACACCCCAGAAAGTTCTGAAGCTTGCTGGAATCGACGATGTCTGGACATACTCAGGAGGACAGGAACGGACAACTCTGAACTTCGCGATGGCAACGTTTGATGCACTAAAAGCAACGGTTACAATGAAGGTGTGA
- a CDS encoding 50S ribosomal protein L18: MARGPRYKVPFRRRREGKTNYHGRLRLLVSKKPRMVVRRSNNGITIQLVVFDNVGDITHVSARANELLKLGYEGHCGNTPAAYLTGLLFGVRAKKAGFEEAILDIGLATSSKGAKVYAAAKGAIDAGLHVPCSEEMFPDDSRIRGEIIAEYLEKYVDLPDNFDRVKGVILDGAR, encoded by the coding sequence ATGGCAAGAGGCCCAAGATATAAAGTTCCGTTCAGAAGACGGCGCGAAGGAAAGACGAATTATCATGGAAGGTTGCGGCTTTTAGTTTCAAAAAAACCAAGGATGGTGGTAAGACGGAGCAACAATGGAATCACAATCCAGCTGGTGGTTTTTGATAATGTGGGTGATATTACTCATGTCTCTGCACGGGCTAACGAGCTTTTAAAGCTTGGATATGAGGGACACTGCGGAAATACACCAGCAGCTTATCTGACAGGATTGTTGTTCGGAGTGCGAGCAAAAAAAGCTGGTTTTGAGGAGGCGATACTCGATATCGGACTTGCAACATCATCGAAAGGGGCAAAGGTTTATGCTGCTGCCAAGGGTGCGATCGATGCGGGGCTTCATGTGCCATGTTCTGAAGAGATGTTTCCAGATGATTCGAGAATTAGAGGTGAAATAATCGCAGAATATCTTGAGAAATATGTTGATCTGCCGGATAATTTTGATCGTGTGAAAGGTGTGATCTTAGATGGCGCGAGGTAA
- a CDS encoding Ribosomal protein L19/L19e — MTDLQHQKRLAAKVLGVGAGRVWLNPEESDTIAEAVTREDIRGLIAEGIIKRKPVKGVSRGRARIRDEKRSYGHRSGHGKRKGAKYARLSRKRRWIVKIRAQRKFLKQLREDGTIDRTTYRMLYNKAGGGEFRDLNHLRTFIESYRKEV; from the coding sequence ATGACCGACCTACAGCATCAGAAAAGACTGGCAGCAAAGGTTCTTGGGGTTGGAGCTGGGCGTGTCTGGCTAAATCCAGAAGAATCTGATACGATCGCAGAGGCTGTGACCCGCGAAGACATACGGGGGCTTATAGCAGAAGGCATCATTAAGCGAAAACCGGTGAAGGGTGTTAGCAGAGGACGGGCACGTATCAGAGATGAAAAACGAAGTTATGGCCATCGCAGTGGGCATGGTAAAAGAAAAGGGGCGAAATATGCACGACTTTCCAGAAAAAGGCGATGGATCGTCAAGATTCGTGCGCAGCGAAAGTTTTTGAAACAGCTGCGTGAGGATGGCACAATCGATCGTACCACATACAGGATGCTGTACAATAAAGCAGGAGGGGGAGAGTTCAGGGATCTGAACCATCTCAGAACATTTATCGAGAGTTATAGAAAAGAGGTATAA
- a CDS encoding methanogenesis marker 16 metalloprotein, which produces MINRRIMDGSVRVMSADEFCNLVREEGRDAITFDDIDVVTCGTRGIMSGTMAILSFHVSRPDTFVRAIDVRLNGIPAFPGPCPNERLGVLDLVVYGTAHNGDYGGGDLFRDLVDGHSITVEITSSDGKQIDTTIRLDEIPFARMVGVRNAFKNYMAFVNTKECEVSSIFSTLPLKGSLKELTFSGCGEINPLENDPHLDTIGIGTRILMNGAEGFVEGVGTRSTWEKPNLSGFADMHDMNPIYMGGFKTSAGPEVINSWAIPIPVLNEQILENLKKLNHEIPLKVVDVHGRIPIGEITYADVWNQDLSTTFDPDACIDCEKCPVDEFCPTHAFSIALKQIDRNRCFNCGSCSLICTAGAFSGDNGSVRIGSRDIPIVCRQSDLCGGVKIAKELKKRIMDGSFLLNEPVPFR; this is translated from the coding sequence ATGATCAACAGACGGATCATGGATGGTTCAGTACGAGTTATGAGTGCGGATGAATTCTGTAACCTTGTGCGGGAAGAGGGGCGAGATGCGATAACTTTTGATGATATCGATGTTGTAACCTGCGGAACAAGGGGGATTATGAGTGGTACAATGGCGATACTCTCTTTTCATGTTTCCAGACCTGATACATTTGTGCGTGCGATAGACGTTCGCCTGAATGGCATTCCTGCATTTCCTGGACCCTGTCCTAATGAACGGCTTGGGGTTCTTGATCTTGTTGTATATGGAACAGCGCATAATGGCGATTATGGAGGAGGGGATCTTTTCAGGGATCTCGTCGATGGTCACAGTATCACGGTTGAGATTACATCATCAGATGGTAAGCAGATCGATACCACGATAAGACTGGATGAGATACCATTTGCGCGTATGGTTGGAGTTAGGAACGCATTTAAGAACTACATGGCATTTGTAAATACAAAAGAGTGCGAAGTATCGTCGATCTTCTCCACTTTGCCGCTCAAAGGCTCGCTAAAGGAACTCACATTCTCTGGTTGTGGAGAGATAAATCCACTTGAGAATGATCCCCATCTTGATACAATCGGTATAGGAACGCGCATCCTAATGAACGGTGCAGAGGGTTTTGTTGAGGGAGTGGGAACACGCAGCACATGGGAGAAGCCAAATCTATCTGGATTTGCAGACATGCATGACATGAACCCGATATATATGGGTGGATTTAAGACGTCAGCAGGGCCTGAAGTTATAAATTCATGGGCCATACCGATCCCTGTACTCAATGAACAGATACTTGAGAATCTGAAGAAGTTAAACCACGAGATACCCCTCAAGGTGGTTGACGTTCATGGCAGAATCCCGATAGGCGAGATTACATATGCTGATGTCTGGAATCAAGATTTATCGACTACATTTGATCCAGACGCATGTATTGATTGTGAAAAATGCCCTGTTGACGAGTTCTGCCCAACACATGCCTTCTCGATCGCATTAAAGCAGATTGATCGGAATCGCTGCTTCAACTGTGGATCATGCAGTCTGATCTGCACTGCTGGAGCGTTCTCTGGCGATAATGGATCTGTGAGGATTGGATCAAGAGATATTCCAATTGTATGCCGCCAGTCAGACCTTTGCGGAGGGGTAAAAATTGCAAAAGAGCTTAAAAAAAGGATCATGGATGGAAGTTTCCTGTTAAACGAACCAGTTCCATTCAGGTAG
- a CDS encoding S-adenosylmethionine decarboxylase — protein MNEAWGLSTSIDLYGCDPALIRNPEAIKQYIKDLCELIDMKPFGEAMILYFGEKSDNGGYSVVQFIETSLISGHFVDRTANGYIDIFSCKSYDPEVVANFSKEFFGSKEVTLHTLVRR, from the coding sequence ATGAATGAGGCATGGGGGTTATCGACAAGTATCGATCTGTATGGGTGTGATCCTGCGCTTATCAGAAATCCTGAGGCGATCAAGCAATACATCAAGGATCTCTGTGAGCTTATCGATATGAAACCCTTTGGCGAGGCCATGATCCTCTATTTCGGTGAAAAAAGCGATAATGGAGGATATTCGGTCGTTCAATTCATCGAAACATCGTTAATATCTGGTCATTTTGTGGACAGAACAGCAAACGGGTACATTGACATCTTCAGCTGCAAGTCGTATGATCCTGAAGTCGTCGCAAACTTTTCAAAGGAATTTTTTGGGTCAAAAGAGGTGACACTCCATACACTGGTAAGGAGATAA
- a CDS encoding F420H2:quinone oxidoreductase subunit I, which produces MKGIAKGMGVTFRYNFKPAITVQYPDESPVIEERFRGHHHIMSKNCIACNLCAKACPVGAIKLSFEKGEDKKKVLTEYELDIGVCIWCGLCVDACPKDALIMSQDFELFAREREELKRNLLEEEIHA; this is translated from the coding sequence ATGAAGGGGATAGCCAAAGGAATGGGAGTAACATTCAGGTACAACTTCAAACCAGCCATTACAGTACAGTATCCTGACGAGAGCCCCGTCATCGAAGAGCGCTTCAGAGGGCATCATCACATCATGAGCAAAAACTGCATCGCATGTAACCTCTGTGCAAAGGCATGTCCTGTCGGTGCGATCAAGCTCTCATTTGAGAAAGGTGAAGATAAAAAGAAGGTTTTAACTGAGTACGAGCTTGATATTGGTGTTTGTATCTGGTGTGGGTTATGTGTTGACGCCTGCCCAAAAGATGCGCTTATCATGTCACAGGATTTTGAACTTTTTGCACGGGAACGAGAAGAACTGAAACGTAATCTTTTGGAGGAGGAAATTCATGCTTGA
- a CDS encoding F420H2:quinone oxidoreductase subunit J has translation MLESFVFAIVALILLLSSIMVVKSKEVMHSALSLAVMLIGIAGVYVMLDAEFLAAVQILVYAGGVVILIVFAIFMLRWER, from the coding sequence ATGCTTGAGAGTTTTGTATTTGCAATTGTTGCGTTGATCCTCCTTCTTTCGAGTATCATGGTTGTGAAATCAAAAGAAGTGATGCACAGTGCATTATCGCTCGCTGTGATGCTCATCGGAATTGCGGGTGTGTATGTCATGCTTGACGCCGAATTTCTGGCAGCAGTTCAGATCCTCGTCTATGCGGGTGGCGTTGTGATACTGATTGTATTTGCGATATTCATGTTGAGGTGGGAGCGATGA
- a CDS encoding F420H2:quinone oxidoreductase subunit K, whose amino-acid sequence MIPLEWYLILAGTLFSIGAYGILVERNGLKVLMCLEILLNAANINLVAFSRGNLMGQQFALFSIAIAACEVAVGLALLIMLFRYMDTIDLETFNILRW is encoded by the coding sequence ATGATCCCACTCGAATGGTACCTCATACTTGCTGGTACCTTATTTTCAATCGGTGCTTATGGAATACTCGTTGAACGCAATGGTCTTAAGGTTTTGATGTGCCTTGAGATCCTTCTAAATGCAGCAAATATTAATCTTGTTGCTTTTTCAAGGGGAAATCTCATGGGACAGCAGTTTGCACTCTTTTCAATCGCTATTGCAGCATGTGAGGTTGCGGTCGGTCTTGCACTCCTTATAATGCTCTTCAGGTACATGGACACGATCGATCTTGAGACTTTCAATATACTGAGGTGGTAA
- a CDS encoding F420H2:quinone oxidoreductase subunit L, giving the protein MAWIEYAYWIALLPLIGFVLELFVGKYTWKRGGIFANLAILGSTIIAIGTLTEVLGGARIDVSVSWFFDGIVVGYLIDPLAIVMLCMVSFVSLMIHIYATAYMDEDPNKSLYFAETALFTCGMLGLVLSNNLLQLFIFWELVGVCSYLLIGFWWYKPEAAAAGKKAFLTTRVGDVLFLLGIILLYFNVSHLPEPLSFKYLFSLEVLEAIPHTHLTAIALLFLGGAVGKSSQFPLHVWIPDAMEGPTTVSALIHAATMVTAGIYLVARTYPIFIASPDALVVVAVLGGFTALFAATLGLVVNDIKRVLAYSTISQLGYMLCMLGVGSIIGAFAVGYSLFHLISHAFFKALLFLCSGAVLHGLANTRDLREMGGLLKKMPVTAIAMLIGALSLSGFPLTAGFFSKDRIIETAYEYGVATNNFLPWIFILLAALLTAVYTFRLWFMAFTGEPRSYLAEHAHEASKIMTIPLIVLAAFALFFGIFQKKFYTFVGANFDSHLIEELAHIGGYHFHHAGHVPFVVMILPAVCAIGGIAIAYGIWYNNRVDVSTFISKENPIYRLLWNKYYLDFIFKDLIAERVFGFVALVAEAFDKYVIDGVVNGISYLVLTTGSRLRKIQTGVVETYATAVVIGVVILILLIGGVI; this is encoded by the coding sequence ATGGCGTGGATTGAATATGCATACTGGATCGCACTTCTGCCCCTGATTGGGTTTGTTCTGGAGCTATTTGTCGGTAAATACACCTGGAAGCGGGGTGGTATATTTGCAAACCTCGCCATACTTGGATCAACGATCATCGCTATTGGAACACTCACAGAGGTTCTTGGAGGTGCAAGGATAGATGTATCTGTGTCATGGTTCTTTGATGGCATTGTAGTCGGATATTTGATTGATCCGCTTGCAATCGTGATGCTGTGTATGGTATCATTTGTTAGCCTGATGATTCACATCTATGCAACCGCTTACATGGATGAAGATCCGAACAAGTCACTCTACTTTGCAGAAACTGCACTTTTCACCTGTGGAATGCTTGGACTTGTTCTCTCAAACAATCTCTTACAGTTATTCATCTTCTGGGAGCTTGTTGGTGTCTGTTCATATCTCCTGATTGGATTCTGGTGGTACAAACCAGAAGCAGCAGCAGCGGGAAAGAAAGCGTTCCTGACAACCCGTGTTGGAGACGTTCTCTTCTTGCTGGGTATTATATTGCTCTATTTCAATGTTTCACATCTGCCTGAACCGCTATCATTCAAATATCTCTTCTCGCTTGAGGTACTTGAAGCAATCCCACATACGCACCTGACAGCAATCGCACTCCTGTTTCTGGGCGGTGCTGTTGGAAAAAGTTCACAGTTTCCGCTTCATGTCTGGATTCCAGATGCGATGGAAGGTCCAACAACGGTTTCCGCTCTCATCCATGCAGCAACAATGGTAACAGCAGGAATTTATCTTGTTGCAAGGACGTATCCGATCTTTATCGCATCACCCGACGCTCTGGTTGTTGTTGCGGTACTTGGCGGTTTCACAGCCCTCTTTGCAGCAACACTCGGTCTTGTCGTGAATGATATAAAGCGGGTGCTCGCCTATTCAACGATCAGTCAGCTTGGGTACATGCTCTGCATGCTTGGCGTTGGATCGATCATCGGAGCATTTGCGGTTGGATACTCACTCTTCCATCTGATCTCACATGCATTCTTCAAAGCCCTTCTCTTCCTCTGTTCTGGGGCTGTGCTTCATGGGCTTGCAAATACGAGGGATCTGAGGGAGATGGGTGGACTACTTAAGAAGATGCCAGTAACCGCAATTGCGATGCTGATCGGTGCATTGAGCCTTTCAGGATTCCCATTGACAGCAGGCTTCTTCAGTAAAGATCGAATCATCGAGACCGCCTATGAGTACGGAGTTGCAACCAATAACTTCCTGCCATGGATATTTATCCTCCTTGCAGCTCTTCTTACAGCAGTTTACACATTCAGGCTCTGGTTTATGGCATTTACAGGTGAACCACGAAGTTATCTTGCAGAACATGCACACGAAGCTTCAAAGATCATGACGATACCGTTGATTGTGCTCGCAGCATTTGCACTATTCTTTGGCATCTTCCAGAAAAAATTCTATACGTTTGTGGGTGCAAACTTTGACTCGCACCTGATCGAAGAACTGGCACATATCGGTGGGTATCATTTTCATCATGCCGGTCATGTGCCATTTGTAGTCATGATACTTCCTGCAGTCTGTGCAATCGGAGGAATTGCGATTGCTTACGGAATCTGGTATAATAATCGGGTCGATGTATCAACGTTCATCTCAAAGGAAAACCCGATCTATAGATTGCTCTGGAACAAGTACTATCTCGATTTCATCTTCAAAGATTTGATTGCAGAGCGAGTATTTGGGTTTGTGGCGCTTGTTGCAGAGGCATTTGATAAGTATGTGATAGATGGCGTCGTAAACGGAATAAGCTACCTGGTACTTACAACAGGATCCAGACTGCGCAAGATCCAGACAGGTGTTGTCGAAACGTACGCGACCGCGGTCGTGATTGGGGTGGTTATACTTATACTTCTCATAGGAGGGGTTATCTGA